In Cryptomeria japonica chromosome 10, Sugi_1.0, whole genome shotgun sequence, a genomic segment contains:
- the LOC131066577 gene encoding deoxymugineic acid synthase 1-like has product MAELNTGNKMLYLREFILIHSKPNYRHFVSRIQFSHIYLDLYLLHWPVRLRKGHTLPPKEEDFLPLDIKSTWQGMEKCFELGLTKAIGVSNFSCKKIEDLLKYAKIPPAANQVEMHPMWQQKKLREYCSKMKIEVCAWSPLGAPKTPWGSNTVMDNPVIKEIAQKHGMSIAQVYTSQKHGKSIASLSRARI; this is encoded by the exons ATGGCAGAACTGAATACGGGAAACAAAATGCTATACTTACGGGAGTTCATATTAATTCATTCCAAGCCCAATTACAGGCATTTTGTTTCCCGTATTCAGTTCTCCCATATTTACTTAGACTTGTATCTATTGCACTGGCCTGTAAGGTTGAGGAAAGGACATACCCTTCCACCAAAGGAGGAAGACTTTTTGCCTCTGGATATCAAATCTACATGGCAAGGCATGGAAAAATGTTTTGAATTGGGTCTCACCAAAGCCATTGGTGTGAGCAATTTTTCCTGTAAAAAAATTGAAGATCTGTTGAAATATGCCAAAATTCCTCCTGCTGCCAATCAA GTAGAGATGCACCCAATGTGGCAGCAGAAAAAGCTAAGAGAGTACTGCAGTAAGATGAAAATTGAAGTATGTGCATGGTCTCCTCTCGGAGCTCCAAAAACTCCATGGGGATCCAACACGGTGATGGACAACCCTGTGATTAAGGAAATTGCTCAAAAGCATGGAATGTCTATAGCACAAGTATATACTTCTCAAAAGCATGGAAAGTCTATAGCAAGCTTGAGCAGAGCAAGAATATGA